A region from the Halosolutus gelatinilyticus genome encodes:
- the cysS gene encoding cysteine--tRNA ligase, whose amino-acid sequence MTLHVTNTLTGEKEAFEPQDPENVLLYYCGLTVSDPPHLGHARSWVHVDVVHRWLEHLGYDVRHVENFTDVNEKIVARVGEDDLGEDEAEVARTYVERTLADMRSLNLLRAEVYPRVSEHVPEIIDLVETLVERGYAYESNGSVYFDVTTFDEYGKLSNQELDEIESQGDPDERSEKRNAADFALWKAGGIDADAIREHRHEGAADPEAACETALTWDSPWGEGRPGWHIECSAMSTTHLGETIDVHVGGRDLVFPHHENEIAQSEAATGRTFARYWLHCELFQMDDEKMSSSLGNFVTVDEAVDRWGTNVLRIFLTAGSYNSKQVYGDEPIAEAEERWDRLRRAHEAAVDAIDSPDASSKAKDEELRTGVERAREAFATAMNDDFNTREAQSALLSIATAINRHLESAAATGDGGADGYDYRGLRNALDALEELGGVLGLSFRGETTGTATVAGDVVELVLDVRERERADGNYDRADELRDELEALGIEVQDTDDGPAYRLP is encoded by the coding sequence ATGACCCTGCACGTAACGAACACGCTGACGGGCGAGAAAGAGGCCTTCGAGCCACAGGACCCCGAGAACGTCCTCCTCTACTACTGTGGCCTGACGGTCTCGGACCCGCCGCACCTGGGCCACGCTCGATCGTGGGTCCACGTCGACGTCGTGCACCGCTGGCTCGAGCACCTGGGGTACGACGTCCGTCACGTCGAAAACTTCACGGACGTCAACGAGAAGATCGTCGCCCGCGTCGGCGAGGACGACCTCGGCGAGGACGAAGCCGAGGTCGCCCGGACGTACGTCGAGCGAACGCTCGCGGACATGCGATCGCTCAACCTCCTCCGGGCGGAGGTCTACCCCCGCGTGTCCGAGCACGTCCCCGAGATCATCGACCTCGTCGAGACCCTGGTCGAGAGGGGCTACGCCTACGAGTCCAACGGGTCGGTCTACTTCGACGTGACGACGTTCGACGAGTACGGCAAACTTTCGAACCAGGAACTCGACGAGATCGAGTCCCAGGGTGACCCGGACGAGCGATCGGAGAAGCGCAATGCCGCGGACTTCGCGCTCTGGAAGGCCGGGGGCATTGACGCGGACGCCATCCGCGAACACCGCCACGAGGGCGCGGCGGACCCCGAAGCCGCCTGCGAGACGGCGCTGACCTGGGACTCGCCGTGGGGCGAGGGACGGCCCGGTTGGCACATCGAGTGCTCGGCGATGAGCACGACCCACCTCGGCGAGACCATCGACGTCCACGTCGGAGGCCGGGATCTCGTCTTTCCCCACCACGAGAACGAGATCGCCCAGTCCGAAGCCGCGACCGGCCGGACGTTCGCGAGGTACTGGCTCCACTGTGAACTGTTCCAGATGGACGACGAGAAGATGTCCTCCAGCCTGGGCAACTTCGTCACCGTCGACGAGGCGGTCGATCGGTGGGGAACGAACGTCCTTCGGATCTTCCTCACGGCGGGCTCGTACAATAGCAAACAGGTCTACGGGGACGAGCCGATCGCCGAAGCCGAGGAGCGGTGGGATCGGCTGCGGCGAGCCCACGAGGCCGCCGTCGACGCGATCGACTCGCCGGACGCGTCGTCGAAGGCCAAAGACGAGGAGCTTCGAACCGGCGTCGAACGGGCGCGCGAGGCGTTCGCGACCGCGATGAACGACGATTTCAACACGCGCGAGGCGCAGTCGGCGCTGCTATCGATCGCGACGGCGATCAACCGTCACCTCGAGAGCGCGGCGGCCACCGGGGACGGAGGGGCGGACGGGTACGACTACCGCGGCCTCCGCAATGCCCTCGACGCGCTCGAGGAACTCGGCGGCGTCCTCGGCCTCTCCTTCCGGGGCGAGACGACGGGGACGGCGACGGTCGCCGGCGACGTGGTCGAACTCGTCCTCGACGTGCGCGAGCGGGAGCGGGCCGACGGCAACTACGACCGGGCCGACGAACTGCGCGACGAACTCGAAGCGCTCGGGATCGAGGTTCAGGACACGGACGACGGGCCCGCGTACCGACTGCCCTGA